One part of the Prionailurus bengalensis isolate Pbe53 chromosome B2, Fcat_Pben_1.1_paternal_pri, whole genome shotgun sequence genome encodes these proteins:
- the LOC122490568 gene encoding olfactory receptor 2W1-like, with product MVNNSHFGGFILLGFPGQPQLEMIISGVVFLFYTIALMGNMAIILLPLLDERLQTPMYFFLRNLAILDLCYITNIVPQMLVNVWGKDKKISFGGCAFQLFTDVTLCTVECMLLAVMSYDRFNAVCKPLHYMTIMNPQLCRTLVAMTWGVGVTNCMILSPYAMSLPRCGNHHLDHYFCEISAMVKIACVDTTAMEETLFALCFFIFLTPLLLILVSYGFIAIAVLKIKSAAGRQKAFGTCSSHLIVVSIFYGTVIYMYIQPGNSPSQDEGKLLSIFYSIVTPSLNPLIYTLRNKEFKGAMKRLIGKEKRSLETTGH from the coding sequence atggtCAACAATAGCCACTTTGGTGGATTTATACTCCTTGGATTCCCAGGGCAGCCACAGCTGGAGATGATCATCTCTGGGGTTGTCTTTCTCTTCTACACCATTGCCTTGATGGGAAATATGGCCATCATCCTGCTGCCATTACTGGATGAACGTCTCCagacccccatgtacttcttccttagGAATTTGGCCATCTTGGATCTCTGTTATATCACAAATATAGTCCCACAGATGTTGGTCAATGTCTGgggcaaagacaaaaaaatctcTTTTGGTGGCTGTGCCTTTCAACTTTTCACTGATGTGACACTATGCACAGTCGAATGTATGCTTCTGGCTGTGATGTCTTATGACCGATTCAATGCTGTCTGCAAGCCTCTGCACTACATGACCATTATGAACCCCCAACTCTGTCGAACCCTGGTGGCCATGACCTGGGGAGTTGGTGTTACTAATTGCATGATACTTTCACCCTATGCCATGAGTCTTCCCCGATGTGGGAACCACCATTTGGATCACTATTTTTGTGAAATATCTGCAATGGTGAAGATTGCATGTGTGGACACCACAGCCATGGAGGAAACCTTATTTgcattatgtttttttattttcctcacacCACTCCTTCTCATTCTGGTTTCTTATGGCTTCATTGCTATAGCTGTGTTGAAGATCAAATCTGCAGCAGGGAGACAGAAAGCATTTGGGACCTGTTCCTCCCACCTCATTGTGGTGTCCATCTTCTATGGGACTGTTATCTACATGTACATCCAGCCAGGAAACAGTCCATCTCAGGATGAAGGTAAACTTCTCAGTATCTTTTATTCCATTGTTACTCCCAGCTTGAACCCCCTGATCTACACACTAAGGAATAAGGAGTTCAAGGGGGCCATGAAGAGGctgattggaaaagaaaaacgtTCCTTGGAAACAACAGGACACTAA